A segment of the Candidatus Synechococcus calcipolaris G9 genome:
CTAACTTTCATTGCTGCTGCTCATAAATCGTCGCAAAACCTGTATTCTAGCAAAAATCGAGACAAAAATCAAATTGGGACAATTTATCAACGAATCCCTTACTTCTTGCGTAGCCGATAGGTGATTCGGCCCTTGGTGAGGTCGTAGGGAGTAAGCTCCACCTTGACGCGATCGCCGGGCAAAATTTTGATATAGTTGCGGCGAATTTTTCCAGAGATATGGGCTAACACATTAAACCCATTGTCCAAGTCCACTCGAAACATCGCATTGG
Coding sequences within it:
- the infA gene encoding translation initiation factor IF-1; the encoded protein is MSKQDAIEIEGTVTESLPNAMFRVDLDNGFNVLAHISGKIRRNYIKILPGDRVKVELTPYDLTKGRITYRLRKK